A DNA window from Salvelinus alpinus chromosome 39, SLU_Salpinus.1, whole genome shotgun sequence contains the following coding sequences:
- the LOC139566886 gene encoding lysine-specific demethylase 2A-like isoform X7: MQYPKVQKYCLMSVQGCYTDFHIDFGGSSVWYHILRGGKVFWLIPPTPQNLELYEDWVLSGKQGDIFLGDKAQDCQRIELKQGYTFMIPSGWIHAVYTPVDTLVFGGNFLHSFNIPMQLNIYSIEDRTRVPAKFRYPFYYEMCWYVLERYLFSLTNTSYLTPDFQKHSLGIGLTRDPSTCESVNGHTQKEDEEEAPPTRGSKPGVKVHLTPFELEGLWNLLGKLESLPSQKNCVPAGIHNAPALLHDIRALLKEHANDIPKLSYTGKPIVKWPTRPSWYQPPPPPPPVARPKLSATVVTPRPQKPASSMSVLRRRRVRCKRCEACVRTECGDCNFCRDMKKFGGPGKLKQTCVLRQCLAPGLPLSVVCELCGEGNQEGGEGPVFALTLMECSNCAQIAHPACLKVTGEGVVNTDLPSCWECPKCVLGITDTESSGTDDDDDSGASVGLGAGASPLSPAALSSSQGPLGVSMEPGSAPGLGDEGWGRALLLHPGLVPNPPSSSWSSEAPLPSPGQLLPQQRGLKRAGRWASGRRKRVKGDKNKMLHAKRKSSSYLDGRIAKIYRRRDDDDDSGSDDDDDDDEDDDDDDEGSRGGGGGAGRKMSGPRPRGSGSASRRGYGTGRRGIWRGSSHRGAGRGSGLAPHSSLKMRRGRGGLGVGRGDREGGRRERGGRVRLRGGTRMQRRRDESEDDDDDDDDDEDDDSEEDPQHHHRQRRRRRRTDDEEDDEEDSSARDLEGEDEDVDDEDEDEEDDENQSDSEPEPPVLLVSDLNDDFLNGSYLTVTLQRPPRAKRHPGSIVPKLEAAMSPRTHGGGPGYVQHKTLGKTRHKNGTVAAGNGLAQPAKNPVGRPPRHRINNPHGDTADRERERDTASPSSSDSSASPTPPPHSSHSPSSLLSLPSFKDVGNEKGGEKEVWVAVFRYLSRAELASCMTVCKAWYKWSCDKRLWSGVDVSRCPSLSSQALQGIIKRQPTSLDLSWTPVSKKQITLLIHRLPGLKELMIAGCSWSSMSALSTPSLPCLRTLDLRWAEGVKDTQIRDLVTPPGCDSRSRLRGCVVLRLAGLDISDYTLRLILRHMPLLERLDLAHCRDLTDQSICLLTAAGTHTRNTLTEINLAGCNKLTDGCLAYLKRASGLALLDLRGCKGVTRQGCEGFISDLSHCVLFCMTEEKLIQRIS, encoded by the exons ATGCAGTACCCCAAAGTGCAGAA GTACTGTCTAATGAGTGTGCAGGGCTGCTACACGGACTTCCACATTGACTTCGGAGGTTCCTCGGTCTGGTACCACATACTGCGGGGAGGCAAG GTGTTCTGGCTGATCCCGCCCACGCCTCAGAACCTGGAGCTGTATGAGGACTGGGTGTTGTCAGGGAAACAGGGAGACATCTTCCTGGGAGACAAGGCCCAGGACTGTCAGAGGATAGAGCTGAAGCAGGGCTATACCTTCATGATCCCTTCAG GTTGGATCCATGCGGTCTACACTCCAGTGGACACCCTGGTGTTTGGGGGGAACTTTCTCCACAGCTTCAATATCCCCATGCAACTCAACATCTACAGCATTGAGGACAGGACACGG GTACCAGCTAAGTTCCGTTACCCGTTCTACTATGAGATGTGTTGGTACGTGTTGGAGAGATACCTCTTCAGTCTGACCAACACCTCCTACCTCACGCCTGACTTCCAGAAACACTCCCTGGGCATCG gTCTTACCAGAGACCCCTCCACCTGTGAGTCGGTCAACGGCCACACCCagaaggaggatgaagaggaggctcCCCCGACGCGGGGCTCTAAGcccggggtgaaggttcacctgaCGCCCTTTGAGCTGGAGGGGCTGTGGAACCTGCTGGGGAAGCTGGAGTCACTGCCCTCACAGAAGAACTGTGTCCCGGCGGGCATACACAATGCTCCCGCGCTGCTGCACGACATCAGG GCCCTGCTGAAGGAGCATGCTAATGACATCCCCAAACTGTCCTACACTGGAAAGCCCATCGTCAAGTGGCCCACTAGG CCGTCGTGGTACcagcctcctccccctcctcccccggtGGCTCGTCCCAAGCTGTCTGCCACGGTGGTGACCCCGCGACCCCAGAAGCCCGCCTCCTCCATGTCCGTGCTGCGGCGGCGGCGTGTGCGGTGTAAGCGCTGCGAGGCGTGCGTCAGGACGGAGTGCGGGGACTGTAACTTCTGCAGGGACATGAAGAAGTTCGGCGGGCCGGGGAAACTCAAACAGACCTGCGTGCTCCGACAGTGTCTGGcg ccgGGTCTGCCCCTGTCAGTGGTGTGTGAGCTCTGTGGAGAGGGGaaccaggagggaggagaggggccaGTCTTCGCCCTCACCCTCATGGAGTGTTCCAACTGTGCCCAGATAGCCCACCCCGCCTGCCTCAAG gtAACAGGGGAGGGTGTGGTGAACACAGATCTGCCCAGCTGCTGGGAGTGTCCCAAATGTGTTCTGGGAATCACCGACACTGAG TCTTCGGGTACCGATGATGATGACGACAGCGGGGCGTCCGTTGGCCTCGGCGCTGGCGCAAGCCCCCTCTCCCCCGccgccctctcctcctcccagggGCCTCTAGGGGTCTCCATGGAGCCAGGCTCTGCTCCTGGGTTGGGGGATGAGGGCTGGGGCAGGGCGTTACTGCTACACCCAGGGCTGGTTCCcaatcccccctcctcctcctggtccTCAGAGGCGCCCCTTCCCTCCCCTGGTCAGCTACTACCACAGCAGCGCGGCCTCAAGCGGGCGGGGAGATGGGCAAGCGGGCGCAGGAAGAGG GTGAAAGGGGACAAGAATAAAATGTTACACGCG aaACGCAAGTCTTCTTCGTACCTCGACGGCCGCATCGCCAAGATCTATCGTCGCCGAGACGACGACGATGACTCAGGCAGCGATGATGACGACGACgacgatgaggatgatgatgatgatgatgaaggctCCAGGGGCGGAGGAGGCGGCGCGGGAAGGAAGATGTCCGGACCACGCCCTCGCGGCAGTGGCTCCGCCTCTCGAAGAGGCTACGGGACTGGGAGGCGAGGCATTTGGAGAGGCTCCTCCCACAGAGGGGCAGGTCGTGGGAGCGGGCTGGCGCCTCACTCCTCCCTGAAGATGAGGCGTGGCAGAGGGGGGCTGGGGGTGGGgcgaggggacagggagggggggcGCAGGGAGAGAGGCGGGAGAGTGCGCCTCCGGGGAGGCACCAGGATGCAGAGACGCAGGGACGAGTCAGAggacgacgatgatgatgatgatgacgatgaagaTGACGACAGCGAGGAAGATCCGCAGCATCACCACCGGCAACGCCGCAGGCGGAGGAGAACGGACGACGAGGAAGACGACGAGGAAGACAGCTCTGCTCGGGACCTGGAGGGGGAGGATGAGGATGTGGACGATGAAGACGAGGATGAGGAAGATGACGAGAACCAGTCAGACTCCGAACCAGAGCCTCCCGTTCTCCTGGTGTCTGACCTTAACGACGACTTCCTAAACGGCTCGTACCTGACAGTGACCCTACAACGCCCCCCCAGGGCTAAACGCCACCCCGGCTCCATCGTGCCCAAGCTGGAGGCCGCCATGTCTCCCAGAACCCACGGCGGCGGTCCAGGTTACGTCCAGCATAAAACCCTCGGGAAGACGCGGCACAAAAACGGCACGGTCGCCGCCGGCAATGGCCTGGCACAGCCCGCCAAGAATCCAGTGGGCCGGCCGCCTCGTCACCGTATCAACAATCCCCACGGCGACACagcagacagggaaagagagagggacactgcctctccttcctcctccgaCTCCTCGgcctcccccacccctcctccccactcctcccACTCTCCTTCCTCGCTCCTGTCGCTTCCCTCCTTCAAGGATGTAGGAAACGAgaaaggaggggagaaggaggtgtgGGTGGCGGTGTTCCGTTACCTGAGCAGAGCCGAGCTGGCTAGCTGTATGACTGTCTGTAAAGCCTGGTACAAATG gagTTGTGACAAGCGTCTGTGGAGTGGTGTGGATGTATCgcgttgtccctctctctcctcccaggccCTGCAGGGCATCATCAAACGTCAGCCCACCTCCCTGGACCTCTCCTGGACCCCCGTGTCCAAGAAACAGATCACCCTGCTCATACACCGCCTGccag gtcTGAAGGAGTTGATGATAGCAGGTTGCTCCTGGTCGTCCATGTCAGCCCTGTCCACCCCCAGCCTGCCGTGCCTCCGTACCCTGGACCTGCGCTGGGCAGAGGGGGTCAAAGACACCCAGATCAGGGACCTGGTCACACCACCAG GTTGTGACAGTCGGTCTCGGCTGCGTGGCTGTGTGGTGCTGCGTCTAGCTGGCCTGGACATAAGTGACTACACCCTGAGGCTGATTCTCCGTCACATGCCCCTGCTAGAGAGGCTGGACCTGGCCCACTGCAGAGACCTCACTGACCAGTCCATCTGCCTGCTCACCGCCGccggcacacacacacgtaacacacTCACGGAGATCAACCTCGCAG gcTGTAACAAGCTGACGGACGGCTGTCTGGCGTACCTGAAGAGGGCGTCTGGTCTGGCGCTGCTGGACCTGCGGGGCTGCAAAGGTGTGACGCGGCAGGGCTGTGAGGGCTTCATCTCGGACCTCTCTCACTGCGTCCTGTTCTGTATGACGGAGGAGAAACTCATCCAGAGGATATCGTAA